In Microplitis demolitor isolate Queensland-Clemson2020A chromosome 9, iyMicDemo2.1a, whole genome shotgun sequence, one genomic interval encodes:
- the LOC106693763 gene encoding uncharacterized protein LOC106693763, with the protein MAICHMFEEIRYELNAVEIDRFLGNNLMENAGWLINNDSKLTNDNGYFNISIPLSYILGFAEDYNRIIMNAKHELILIRSNSDVNTYIHTPAVVGGNAEIVKVLLNKVEWNVPYVTMSDKQKIQALNFIANDPAISISFRTWQLYEYPLLPRTTKHVWPIKTSTQLEKSRYVIVGFQTARKNVVTKNASQFDHCNIRDVKLFINSQSYPYGNLNLNINRNQYALIYDMYTNCQTSYYNKESKPLLTKTEYLQEAPLYIIDCSKQNESIKSGPVDIRLEFESDEQFPDRTSAYCLI; encoded by the exons ATGGCTATTTGTCATATGTTTGAAGAAATACGCTATGAATTAAATGCTGTTGAAATTGATAGAT TCCTGGGCAACAATTTAATGGAGAATGCTGGATGGTTAATCAATAATGACAGTAAATTGACTAATGACAATGGATATTTCAACATTTCTATACCACTAAGTTACATACTTGGATTTGCTGAAGATTATAATCGTATTATCATGAATGCTAAACATGAGTTAATTCTTATAAGATCAAATTCTGAtgttaatacatatatacatacacctgCTGTAGTTGGTGGAAACGCTGAAATAGTGAAAGTTCTTCTCAATAAGGTAGAATGGAATGTCCCATACGTCACAATGTCGGACAagcaaaaaattcaagcacTCAACTTTATTGCTAATGATCCAGCTATATCAATAAGCTTCCGCACATGGCAATTGTATGAATACCCACTACTTCCTCGAACAACGAAACATGTTTGGCCAATCAAGACTTCGACACAATTGGAAAAGTCACGATATGTGATCGTAGGATTTCAAACTGCTCGAAAAAATGTTGTAACGAAAAACGCCAGTCAATTTGATCATTGCAATATCAGAGATGTAAAGCTATTTATCAATTCTCAAAGTTATCCATATGGAAATCTAAATCTAAACATTAATCGTAATCAGTATGCTTTAATATATGATATGTATACTAATTGTCAAACGTCATACTATAATAAAGAATCGAAACCATTATTGACAAAAACTGAATATTTACAAGAAGCGCCACTCTATATTATCGACTGttcaaaacaaaatgaatCTATTAAATCTGGACCAGTTGATATTCGTCTTGAGTTTGAATCTGATGAACAGTTTCCGGATCGAACATCTGCATATTGTCTTATTTGA
- the LOC128668513 gene encoding uncharacterized protein LOC128668513, translating to MKPANVTVGNEKHILQTIYKPFQSEQARKQNKFKVGDKVRISKYKHVFEKGYTPNWTTEIFTIKTIQKMNPTTYKLIDYQDKPIEGGFYAEELSKVKYSDVYLVEKIIKKRGNKMYVKWLGFDNSHNSWINKCDL from the coding sequence ATGAAACCTGCCAATGTAACTGTTGGTAATGAAAAACACATACTTCAGACAATTTACAAACCTTTTCAAAGTGAACAGGCgcgaaaacaaaataaatttaaagttggaGATAAAGTTCGAATAAGCAAGTATAAACATGTTTTTGAAAAGGGCTACACACCAAACTGGACGActgaaattttcacaattaaaacaatacaaaaaatGAATCCAACAACTTACAAGCTGATTGATTATCAAGATAAACCGATAGAAGGAGGATTTTATGCAGAAGAACTCAGTAAAGTCAAGTATTCAGATGTATAtctagttgaaaaaataataaaaaaacgtggaaataaaatgtatgttaAATGGTTAGGATTTGATAATTCACATAATAGCTGGATTAATAAGtgtgatttataa